A window of the Polaribacter sp. HaHaR_3_91 genome harbors these coding sequences:
- the alaS gene encoding alanine--tRNA ligase yields MKSQDIRATFLNFFKEKAHLIVPSAPMVTKDDPTLMFVNSGMAPFKEYFLGNGVPKNSRMSDSQKCLRVSGKHNDLEEVGYDTYHHTLFEMLGNWSFGDYFKKEAIAWAWELLTEVYKIDKDILYVTVFEGSDDADNLKMDTEAFDIWKQFIAEDRILKGNKKDNFWEMGEQGPCGPCSEIHVDIRSAEEKAKVDGRTLINEDHPQVVEIWNLVFMQFNRKANGTLVDLPNKHIDTGMGFERLCMVMQDVKSNYDTDVFTPIIREIETITDVKYGKNLEQDIAIRVISDHVRAVAFSIADGQLPSNTGAGYVIRRILRRAVRYGFTFLDKKQPFIYRLVDVLSNKMGEAFPELKAQKQLIENVIKEEETSFLRTLDQGLLLLDRIIESTSGKEVSGDKAFELYDTYGFPIDLTSLILSEKGLTLDEKGFEEELQKQKNRSRAASEMSTEDWTVLVDDPIEEFIGYDALEANVKITRYRKVTSKKDGEMFQLVFNLTPFYPEGGGQVGDKGYLETTQGDVVYILDTKKENNVIIHFTKNLPKNINENFKAVVDQKQRSKTECNHTATHLLHQALREVLGTHVEQKGSAVHSKYLRFDFSHFSKLTVDELREVENFVNRRIAGKLPLEESRNITMEKAIADGAMALFGEKYGDTVRAIKFGKSIELCGGTHVKNTSDIWHFKIKSEGAVASGIRRIEAITNDAVKDFYSENNKALFEIKDLLNNTKEPVKAVQKLQDENTSLQKQIEQLLKDKAQNLSGELKNQLQEINGVQFLATKVDLDQNGIKNLAFSLGKEHQNLFLLFASSAAKDKAMLTCYISKELANERGYDAGKVVRELGKLIHGGGGGQNFFATAGGKNPGGIPKALEKAVDYLV; encoded by the coding sequence ATGAAATCACAAGATATCCGCGCTACTTTTTTAAATTTTTTCAAAGAAAAAGCACACTTAATTGTTCCTTCTGCACCAATGGTAACTAAGGACGACCCTACATTAATGTTTGTAAATTCTGGAATGGCACCTTTTAAAGAGTATTTTTTAGGTAATGGAGTGCCAAAAAACAGCAGGATGTCAGATTCTCAAAAATGTTTACGTGTTTCTGGTAAACACAACGATTTAGAGGAAGTAGGATACGATACCTATCATCATACATTATTTGAAATGTTAGGGAACTGGTCTTTTGGCGATTACTTTAAAAAAGAAGCAATTGCTTGGGCTTGGGAGTTATTAACTGAAGTTTATAAAATTGATAAAGACATTTTATATGTTACTGTTTTTGAAGGTTCTGATGATGCAGATAATTTAAAAATGGATACCGAAGCTTTTGATATCTGGAAACAATTTATTGCTGAAGATAGAATCTTAAAAGGTAACAAAAAAGATAATTTCTGGGAAATGGGTGAGCAAGGACCTTGCGGACCGTGTTCTGAAATTCATGTTGATATCCGCTCTGCGGAAGAAAAAGCAAAAGTAGATGGACGAACTTTAATTAATGAAGATCATCCACAAGTAGTAGAAATATGGAACTTAGTTTTTATGCAGTTCAACAGAAAAGCAAACGGAACTTTAGTTGATTTACCAAACAAACATATTGATACTGGTATGGGATTTGAACGTTTGTGTATGGTAATGCAAGACGTAAAATCTAATTACGATACAGATGTTTTTACACCAATTATTAGAGAAATTGAAACAATTACTGATGTAAAATATGGCAAAAACCTAGAGCAAGATATTGCTATTAGAGTTATTTCAGACCACGTAAGAGCCGTTGCTTTCTCTATTGCAGATGGGCAATTACCAAGTAATACAGGTGCTGGCTACGTTATTAGAAGAATTTTAAGACGTGCTGTTCGTTACGGTTTTACATTCTTAGACAAAAAACAGCCTTTTATCTATAGATTAGTAGATGTTTTAAGCAATAAAATGGGAGAAGCTTTCCCTGAATTAAAAGCACAAAAACAATTAATAGAAAATGTGATTAAGGAAGAAGAAACTTCTTTTTTAAGAACATTAGATCAAGGCTTATTATTATTAGACAGAATTATAGAAAGTACTTCTGGTAAGGAAGTTTCTGGTGATAAAGCTTTTGAATTATATGACACTTACGGTTTTCCTATCGATTTAACTTCTTTAATTCTTTCTGAAAAAGGATTGACATTAGATGAAAAAGGATTTGAAGAAGAACTACAAAAACAAAAAAACAGATCTAGAGCTGCAAGTGAAATGTCTACCGAAGACTGGACTGTTTTAGTTGATGACCCTATAGAAGAGTTTATTGGTTACGATGCTTTAGAAGCAAACGTAAAAATTACACGATACAGAAAAGTAACCTCTAAAAAAGATGGTGAAATGTTTCAATTGGTTTTCAATTTAACTCCTTTTTACCCAGAAGGTGGTGGACAAGTTGGAGACAAAGGGTATTTAGAAACCACACAAGGAGATGTTGTTTATATTTTAGACACTAAAAAAGAGAATAATGTTATTATTCACTTCACTAAGAATCTTCCAAAAAATATTAACGAAAATTTTAAAGCGGTTGTAGATCAAAAACAACGTTCTAAAACAGAGTGTAACCATACAGCTACGCATTTATTGCACCAAGCGTTAAGAGAAGTTTTAGGAACACATGTAGAGCAAAAAGGTTCTGCTGTGCATTCTAAATATTTACGTTTCGATTTTTCTCACTTTTCTAAATTAACTGTGGATGAATTACGTGAGGTAGAAAACTTTGTAAACAGAAGAATTGCAGGTAAACTTCCATTAGAAGAAAGCAGAAATATTACAATGGAAAAAGCAATTGCAGATGGTGCAATGGCTTTATTTGGTGAAAAATACGGTGATACTGTAAGAGCTATAAAATTTGGAAAATCTATAGAACTTTGCGGTGGAACACACGTAAAAAACACCAGTGATATTTGGCATTTCAAAATTAAATCTGAAGGAGCTGTAGCTTCTGGAATTAGAAGGATAGAAGCGATTACAAATGACGCTGTAAAAGATTTTTATTCTGAAAACAATAAGGCTTTATTCGAAATTAAAGATTTATTAAACAACACAAAAGAACCTGTAAAAGCAGTACAGAAGTTACAAGATGAAAATACTTCTTTACAGAAACAAATAGAACAATTATTAAAAGATAAAGCTCAGAATTTATCTGGTGAATTAAAAAACCAATTACAAGAAATTAATGGCGTTCAGTTTTTAGCTACAAAAGTAGATTTAGACCAAAACGGAATTAAAAACTTAGCTTTTTCTTTAGGAAAAGAACATCAGAATTTATTCTTATTATTTGCTTCTTCTGCTGCAAAAGACAAAGCGATGTTAACTTGTTATATTTCAAAAGAATTGGCAAATGAACGTGGTTACGATGCTGGAAAAGTAGTAAGAGAATTAGGAAAACTAATACACGGTGGTGGTGGTGGACAAAATTTCTTTGCAACTGCAGGTGGTAAAAACCCAGGAGGAATTCCGAAAGCTTTAGAGAAAGCAGTAGATTATTTGGTATAA
- a CDS encoding GSCFA domain-containing protein, translated as MKLQTQIPLEQETRNPINYNSKVLLLGSCFSENIGDKLNYFKFQSNQNPFGILFHPKAIENLITNAINEKEYTATDLIFQNERWHCFDAHSYLSAADKNELLNNLNSAISSTNKNLKEASHLIITLGTSWVYRFIEDDKIVANCHKIPQKKFIKELLTVDKISESLEAIIVLLKSINKDIHILFTVSPVRHLKDGFIENTQSKSHLIAAVHNVVNHREKTHYFPSYEIMMDELRDYRFYAEDMVHPNKTAINYIWEKFVATWFSEETTLTMKEVDVIQKGLSHRPFNENSAQHQQFLKNLEVKKDKLKVQFPFINF; from the coding sequence ATGAAACTCCAAACTCAAATTCCTTTAGAGCAAGAAACTAGAAACCCAATAAATTACAATTCTAAGGTGCTATTATTAGGATCTTGTTTTTCAGAAAACATTGGAGATAAGCTCAATTATTTTAAGTTTCAATCTAACCAAAATCCATTCGGAATTCTTTTTCACCCAAAAGCAATTGAAAATTTAATTACAAATGCTATAAATGAAAAAGAATATACAGCAACAGATTTAATCTTCCAAAATGAACGTTGGCATTGTTTTGATGCGCATTCTTACCTAAGTGCTGCTGATAAAAATGAGCTTTTAAATAATCTAAATTCAGCAATTTCATCAACAAATAAAAACTTAAAAGAAGCTTCTCACCTTATTATTACTTTAGGAACTTCTTGGGTGTATCGATTTATAGAAGACGATAAAATTGTTGCCAATTGCCATAAAATTCCGCAGAAAAAATTCATAAAAGAATTACTTACTGTAGATAAGATTTCAGAAAGCTTAGAAGCCATAATTGTGCTTTTAAAATCTATCAATAAAGACATACACATACTTTTTACGGTTTCTCCGGTTCGTCATTTAAAAGATGGCTTTATAGAAAACACGCAAAGCAAATCTCATTTAATTGCTGCGGTTCATAATGTTGTAAACCATAGAGAAAAGACACATTATTTCCCTAGTTATGAAATTATGATGGATGAATTAAGGGATTATCGTTTTTATGCAGAAGATATGGTGCATCCCAATAAAACTGCCATTAATTATATTTGGGAAAAATTTGTTGCCACTTGGTTTTCTGAAGAGACTACTTTAACAATGAAAGAAGTGGATGTAATTCAAAAGGGACTTTCTCATAGGCCTTTCAACGAAAACTCAGCACAACATCAGCAATTTTTAAAAAATTTAGAAGTAAAAAAAGACAAATTAAAAGTTCAGTTTCCTTTTATCAATTTTTAA
- a CDS encoding rhodanese-like domain-containing protein, whose amino-acid sequence MSAEIKEYLEKGAVILDVRTQEEWDEGHTEGAEHIVLTVIPLEVEKIKAWNKPVIAVCRSGARSGQATQFLEKHGVDVINGGPWQNVDQHVS is encoded by the coding sequence ATGAGTGCAGAAATTAAAGAATACTTAGAAAAAGGAGCTGTAATTTTAGATGTAAGAACACAAGAAGAGTGGGATGAAGGACATACAGAAGGAGCAGAACACATAGTTTTAACGGTTATTCCTTTAGAAGTTGAAAAAATTAAAGCTTGGAACAAACCTGTAATTGCTGTTTGTAGAAGTGGAGCAAGAAGCGGACAAGCAACTCAGTTTTTAGAAAAACATGGAGTAGATGTTATCAATGGAGGTCCTTGGCAAAACGTAGATCAACACGTTTCTTAA
- a CDS encoding M23 family metallopeptidase translates to MAKVKYYYDADTLSYRKIAVKKGEYYKKTVIGVLALVLSAFIGFIVFSQFIMSPRERAQKRELENLKLHYELLSKKMQESSSILAQLQERDNNIYRTYFEANPISDEQRKAGFGGVNRYKYLDGFDNSTMIAKVTKDIDILSKQLVVQSKSLDEIVNLAKEKEKMLASIPAILPVKLADLTRMASGYKWRYHPILKIRKFHKGMDFTAPVGTPIFASGNGDVIRAQRSATFGNVVYIDHGYGYKTIYAHMSKIKAKKGDKVKRGDLIGYVGNTGRSVSAHLHYEVHKNDVAVNPINFYYGDLTPEEFAAMQKAAEEEGQSYD, encoded by the coding sequence ATGGCAAAAGTAAAATATTATTACGATGCGGACACACTTTCTTACAGGAAAATTGCTGTAAAAAAGGGTGAATATTATAAGAAAACTGTTATTGGAGTTTTAGCTTTAGTATTATCTGCATTTATTGGTTTTATTGTGTTTAGCCAGTTTATAATGTCTCCAAGAGAGCGAGCTCAAAAAAGAGAACTAGAAAATTTAAAGTTACATTACGAGTTGCTTTCTAAAAAAATGCAAGAAAGTTCGTCTATTTTGGCGCAATTACAAGAAAGAGATAACAATATTTATAGAACTTATTTTGAAGCAAATCCTATATCAGATGAGCAAAGAAAAGCTGGTTTTGGAGGGGTAAATAGATACAAATATTTAGATGGTTTCGATAATTCTACGATGATTGCAAAAGTAACTAAAGACATAGATATACTTTCTAAACAATTGGTTGTGCAGTCTAAATCTTTAGATGAAATTGTAAATTTGGCAAAAGAAAAGGAGAAAATGTTAGCTTCAATTCCTGCTATTTTGCCCGTAAAACTTGCAGATTTAACAAGAATGGCTTCAGGCTATAAATGGAGATATCATCCAATATTAAAAATTAGAAAATTCCATAAAGGAATGGATTTTACAGCCCCTGTAGGAACGCCTATTTTTGCTTCTGGTAATGGAGATGTAATAAGAGCACAAAGAAGTGCCACTTTTGGAAACGTGGTTTATATAGATCATGGATATGGATATAAAACTATTTATGCCCATATGAGTAAAATAAAAGCGAAAAAAGGTGACAAGGTAAAACGTGGGGACTTAATTGGATATGTTGGTAATACTGGTAGATCGGTATCGGCACATTTACATTATGAAGTTCATAAAAACGATGTAGCTGTAAATCCTATTAATTTTTATTATGGAGATTTAACTCCAGAAGAGTTTGCAGCAATGCAAAAAGCTGCAGAAGAAGAAGGGCAGTCTTACGATTAA